One Rhododendron vialii isolate Sample 1 chromosome 2a, ASM3025357v1 genomic region harbors:
- the LOC131309656 gene encoding chlorophyllase-2: MSPTSTSTSSPATSTGTSVFEIGKHKTLLLSVETTGSSLSALPPKPLLIATPSEAGEFPVLLLLHGYLFYNSFYSQLIQHIASHGFVVVAPQLYCVAGPDTTDEIKSAAAVTNWFSEGLDKVLPTNVLPNLSKIALSGHSRGGKAAFSLALGKTATPKSLKFSALIGIDPVDGMDKGKQTPPKVLTYVPNSFDLEMAVLVIGSGLGEVRKNPLFPPCAPKGVNHEDFYKECRKPACHFVAKDYGHVDMLDDDTKGIRGKSSYCLCKNGKSREPMRSFVGGIVVAFLRAYLEGDFSDLVGIRYGHEKVPLELQKVEFLD; this comes from the exons ATGTCTCCTACTTCTACTTCTACTTCATCTCCAGCCACATCTACCGGTACAAGTGTGTTTGAGATTGGAAAGCACAAGACTCTGCTCCTGAGTGTTGAGACCACCGGTTCATCACTCTCTGCCCTCCCTCCGAAGCCACTGCTGATTGCCACACCATCAGAGGCTGGAGAATTCCCAGTGTTGCTGTTACTCCATGGCTATCTTTTCTACAATTCTTTCTACTCTCAGCTCATCCAACACATTGCTTCCCACGGATTCGTTGTTGTTGCTCCTCAG TTATACTGTGTGGCTGGACCAGATACAACTGATGAAATCAAGTCCGCGGCTGCAGTAACAAACTGGTTCTCGGAAGGACTCGACAAGGTTCTCCCAACCAATGTTCTCCCAAACCTCAGCAAGATTGCCCTTTCTGGCCATAGTCGCGGAGGGAAAGCCGCTTTTTCCCTTGCTCTGGGCAAAACAGCCACTCCGAAATCCTtgaaattttcagcattaataggGATAGACCCTGTTGATGGCATGGACAAAGGGAAACAAACTCCCCCAAAAGTACTCACCTATGTTCCTAACTCCTTTGATCTTGAAATGGCAGTTTTGGTAATTGGTTCCGGTTTGGGTGAAGTACGAAAAAACCCTTTGTTTCCTCCTTGTGCTCCCAAGGGGGTTAACCATGAAGATTTTTATAAGGAATGCCGAAAACCGGCTTGCCATTTCGTTGCTAAGGACTATGGCCATGTTGATATgcttgatgatgacacaaaggGGATCAGAGGGAAGTCCAGTTATTGTTTGTGTAAAAATGGCAAGTCTAGAGAACCCATGAGGAGTTTTGTTGGTGGGATTGTTGTGGCTTTCTTGAGAGCTTATTTGGAAGGCGATTTTAGTGACCTTGTTGGTATTCGATATGGGCATGAGAAGGTGCCTTTGGAGCTTCAaaaggttgagtttcttgactGA